The following proteins are encoded in a genomic region of Phycodurus eques isolate BA_2022a chromosome 11, UOR_Pequ_1.1, whole genome shotgun sequence:
- the golga4 gene encoding golgin subfamily A member 4 isoform X3 translates to MFKKLKQKINEEQSPQRNAQTPQQGQMGSGERRSSETHPFYHDGVPSPGDREVLAGMIAEPAFLSEYTIFALDHSKRPKTAQVASVSASKGPTRSSRGGINGDESVSPHREEPQSFAQKLQLKVPSMESIIRGGASRAEHLFRSPSKESLVQSSSHESLTHLGENEVAGAPTYDPPSDIESEAEEASGNAESLPKEQLLHRLVRLEASLGKYRGKYSELVTAYRTVQRDKDKTQAILSQCQDKSLRRIGELREELQMDQQAKKHLQEEFDAALEEKDQMITVLQTQVALLRKRVQGVAEGELPISSNAAQTESTSPSKDHEVEPEIPEEEGVSDPAKLMEALQKRVKRQENLLHKCKEMIRIHKERSAHISSENETLQEQLQERLQELEKMKELHTTEKSKLINQLRDVKNQNEQLEQDKGMVIAETKRQMHETLEMKEEEIAQLRSRLQLAHTQNEELQDQKEKAEKSAFEELERALGSAHRAEEARKQLQIQMEEQMSEAERVNEEERKSLQQELTRVKLEVVTIMKKSSEERVANMQQSHSEALAAKEEEISGRIRKAVEQYKEEFVQLIKEKEQQASLALEDAELQKTALIAEGENSVKEMLKELEVAKTRIMELESSLVKMSQEESVPSHEQSSLLDHLKNNHKEQMLALQKEHQAQLEKHKDTLSQQHSTALEELKEKHRVESETLLKERDLQIHMHTEEMNQKLDAKQAEHQALEAELSEVLKSKQLLEQKLVEVKDAHCLALQDQVAKHSAEIENVKQEHEQSLGGMEKILKEELNALKIILREKENEIKDLIQGEKMLKEKSHSALEELDVRAKQLEDLKQSLSHLQLENSNLKEGKEASNKISNDLAQSKNNLTDLQHLLEVAKNDCQHKELLLQELQQQLQQRQKQLSEQEKSHSEELNTKKEAQTHLQKQLEDEKAACEKKLYNTITEMEAKIKTQETKMEKFKQKAKEMQDHFKKKIQQKEESMKIALVKKDAELQQKEQQIQEKILEMAEKNSQGLSNTMLELQANHLGEVEKLRDIHRHEILELERHWQEKLGQQEEELMEKHSHILQEKIQELQECSLKLNRSKEASDQVLNAMKDLKEELTIKETTVQKLKEELQEAGVKLEGLSTSDTLLREQMELVERNLSHAMNERDSLQDKLNMTEEESREKLKTLSDKLEDMDEQLQAVEGSRRKECEDLQNKSEEAAIQRKALEAQFHQQVSMISNQMQHYCKDVQCKMVDGASELCQKVDFRVSDLKERILCSQKNILHLKNVVSRKVDRLCTLEENLCQKSEENNNLCISLEQLTAQVNAHMEQIKALTNENENNSLSISEKALKIEELNELNRVISIHLKENELQVNNLESIISDLKHQLEGKEEAIFKLKQQYEEERQKALIQTDETIQSSQQERDSLSKQVNALKASLSENDNIVASLKTRLEELERVVSEKNESLQRLTVSFDNQSISKSELDQVLSEKEQKVSGLTAELECSNHRLCKLQEQLALKMKECEQLACDLKQQHSIRENEMVEKLQQNSHLEQEMEEKLHHLEEDNLKCKSQLQTQEDEFERLKEEIMKRKEECVRETEERLTAESTRKVSELKKKAEQKIAQIKKQLTSQLDEKDDIIKMLEASYEELKKNEASGKECIDTLEEKNKSLEEVLVKLKEEQASQLEQTQADERRMMQKSLDELKSMHEEKLSTLQRDSLHQAELKQAEALEIESKLKEVEKQNEAFLEEVMTLKEEIRKKIVQCDQHQVALMQAQISFEPDKKMECSSFQQTKSMLENEMKNHSPELDEDSLDSLKSKLNQMKNEKEKIHKDFTRLQKDIRLMRKEHDQELEYAKKQLLEESENKLKLELEDIEMKHNSAIKQLMREFHTQMAVKEKEIDTAVKEIIGKAQIVEAELLSSNREETFHLKKVIAQREDELNRTVEKYEQVIQSREEEMGTRVWQVQKELEELQARSRSTTEMSPEELQAQLAEKTTLLSEARLKEQGFVERIHSLEDKIKCFHRNTVITHLGSTYKDAALNKPEPLSEATEMEYLKKVLFEYMMGRETKTMAKVITSMLKFPPDEAQKVLDKEESKATHWLSV, encoded by the exons GTGCTGGCCGGGATGATAGCAGAGCCCGCTTTTCTCTCTGAGTATACTATCTTTGCTCTGGACCATTCAAAACGACCCAAAACGGCCCAGGTAGCCAGTGTG AGTGCATCTAAAGGGCCAACAAGGTCTTCCAGAGGAGGTATCAATGGGGATGAAAGTGTCTCTCCTCAT AGAGAAGAACCACAGTCCTTTGCCCAAAAACTACAGCTAAAGGTTCCCTCAATGGAGTCCATAATTCGGGGTGGTGCCAGTCGGGCTGAACATCTCTTCCGCTCTCCCTCTAAAGAAAGCTTGGTCCAGAGCTCATCGCATGAGTCCTTGACACATTTAGGGGAAAACGAAGTCGCTGGTGCCCCTACATACGACCCACCTTCAGATATTGAGAGCGAGGCTGAGGAGGCATCAGGGAATGCTGAGTCTCTCCCCAAAGAGCAGCTGCTGCACCGTTTGGTCAGACTGGAGGCAAGTCTGGGGAAGTATCGTGGGAAATACTCAGAG CTCGTTACTGCATATCGTACAGTGCAACGAGATAAAGATAAAACACAG GCTATCCTCAGCCAGTGTCAAGATAAATCTCTGCGCAGAATTGGAGAACTACGAGAG GAGTTACAAATGGACCAGCAGGCAAAGAAACACCTTCAGGAGGAGTTTGATGCAGCACTGGAGGAGAAAGACCAGATGATTACTGTCCTGCAAACTCAG GTTGCTCTGCTAAGGAAACGAGTTCAAGGAGTCGCTGAGGGTGAGCTGCCCATTTCTTCAAATGCAGCACAGACCGAATCCACAAGCCCTTCAAAGGACCATGAAGTGGAGCCTGAAATACCTGAGG AAGAGGGGGTCAGTGATCCAGCTAAACTAATGGAGGCTTTGCAGAAGAGAGTGAAGAGGCAAGAAAACTTACTGCACAAGTGCAAAGAAATGATACGTATACACAAGGAGCGCAGCGCCCACATTAGTAGTGAGAACGAAACTCTGCAAGAGCAGCTGCAGGAGAGACTGCAAGAACTGGAAAAGATGAAG GAGCTGCACACAACGGAGAAGTCTAAGCTGATCAATCAGTTGCGTGATGTCAAGaaccaaaatgaacagctggagcAGGACAAG GGTATGGTGATTGCTGAGACAAAGCGGCAGATGCATGAGACTCTGGAAATGAAAGAAGAGGAGATTGCACAGCTCCGGTCCAGGCTCCAGCTGGCTCATACCCAGAATGAAGAGCTACAGGACCAGAAGGAAAAGGCTGAGAAATCAG CATTTGAAGAGCTTGAAAGGGCATTGGGTTCAGCACATAGAGCTGAGGAAGCAAGAAAGCAGCTGCAGATTCAGATGGAGGAGCAAATGAGTGAAGCGGAAAGAGTCAATGAAGAAGAGAGGAAGAGTTTGCAGCAGGAGCTCACACGGGTCAAACTGGAGGTTGTCACAATCATGAAG AAATCATCTGAAGAAAGGGTGGCCAACATGCAACAATCTCATAGTGAAGCCCTGGCTGCCAAAGAAGAGGAGATAAGTGGCAGAATAAGGAAAGCTGTG GAGCAGTATAAAGAGGAGTTTGTTCAGCTAATCAAGGAAAAAGAGCAGCAGGCATCTCTGGCTCTGGAGGATGCAGAGTTACAGAAGACAGCTCTTATTGCAGAGGGCGAGAATAGCGTTAAAGAGATGCTTAAAGAGCTGGAAGTAGCAAAAACT AGAATAATGGAGTTAGAAAGTTCCCTGGTGAAGATGTCCCAAGAGGAATCAGTCCCGTCCCATGAACAGTCAAGTCTGTTGGACCACCTGAAGAATAACCACAAAGAGCAAATGTtggcattacagaaagagcaccaGGCACAGCTGGAAAAGCACAAGGACACCCTATCCCAGCAGCACAGTACTGCTCTGGAAGAGCTCAAGGAAAAACACAGGGTTGAATCGGAGACACTTCTGAAAGAGAGAGACCTGCAAATTCATATGCACACAGAGGAGATGAATCAGAAATTGGATGCAAAGCAAGCTGAGCATCAAGCACTTGAAGCTGAACTTTCCGAAGTTTTGAAGAGTAAACAGCTTTTGGAACAGAAGTTGGTTGAAGTAAAAGATGCACATTGTTTAGCTCTGCAGGATCAGGTGGCAAAACACAGTGCAGAGATTGAAAATGTTAAGCAAGAGCATGAACAGTCTCTTGGAGGAATGGAGAAAATTCTGAAGGAGGAACTTAatgctttgaaaataattttgagggaaaaggaaaatgaaattaaagacCTCATTCAAGGAGAAAAAAtgctaaaagaaaaatcacattcCGCTCTAGAAGAGCTTGACGTCAGAGCAAAGCAACTGGAGGATTTGAAGCAATCTTTATCACATCTCCAGCTGGAAAATTCCAACTTAAAAGAAGGTAAAGAAGCATCAAATAAAATCTCGAACGATCTTGCTCAGTCTAAGAACAACTTGACAGATTTGCAGCATCTGCTTGAAGTAGCAAAAAATGACTGTCAACACAAAGAGTTATTACTCCAAGAATTACAGCAGCAATTACAGCAGAGGCAAAAGCAACTCTCTGAGCAGGAGAAGTCACACAGTGAAGAGCTTAACACTAAAAAGGAAGCGCAAACACATCTTCAGAAACAGTTGGAGGATGAAAAAGCTGCTTGTGAGAAGAAGCTGTACAACACTATAACTGAGATGGAAGCTAAAATTAAAACACAGGAAACAAAGATGGAAAAGTTCAAACAGAAGGCCAAAGAAATGCAAGATCACTTTAAGAAAAAGATCCAGCAGAAAGAAGAATCCATGAAAATTGCACTTGTAAAGAAAGATGCAGAGCTTCAACAAAAAGAGCAGCAAATTCAAGAGAAAATTTTAGAGATGGCTGAAaaaaattcccaaggcttgAGTAATACAATGTTAGAGCTGCAGGCTAACCATTTGGGGGAAGTGGAGAAACTACGTGATATCCACAGACATGAAATCTTGGAGCTGGAACGCCATTGGCAGGAGAAGTTAGGACAGCAGGAGGAGGAATTAATGGAAAAACACTCGCACATATTGCAGGAAAAGATACAGGAACTGCAAGAATGTTCTTTGAAACTTAACAGGAGCAAAGAAGCTAGTGATCAAGTACTTAATGCAATGAAAGACCTAAAGGAGGAGCTTACAATTAAAGAAACAACTGTGCAAAAGCTGAAAGAAGAACTTCAAGAAGCAGGGGTTAAGCTTGAAGGTTTGTCAACAAGTGACACTTTGCTGAGAGAGCAAATGGAGTTAGTGGAGAGGAACCTCAGCCACGCTATGAATGAGCGAGACTCTCTGCAGGACAAGCTCAACATGACAGAGGAAGAAAGCAGAGAGAAATTAAAAACTTTGTCAGACAAGTTGGAGGACATGGATGAGCAGCTTCAAGCTGTTGAAGGTTCCAGACGAAAGGAATGCGAGGACTTGCAGAATAAATCTGAGGAAGCTGCCATTCAGAGAAAGGCTTTGGAAGCACAGTTCCATCAGCAAGTCAGTATGATCAGCAACCAAATGCAGCATTACTGTAAGGACGTCCAGTGCAAAATGGTGGACGGAGCCTCTGAACTTTGTCAGAAAGTTGACTTTAGAGTCTCTGATTTAAAAGAGAGAATTCTGTGTAgccagaaaaatattttgcaccTTAAAAATGTTGTCTCTAGAAAAGTAGATAGACTTTGCACTTTAGAGGAGAATCTCTGCCAGAAGAGCGAGGAGAATAACAATCTATGCATTTCATTAGAACAGTTGACTGCTCAGGTAAATGCTCACATGGAGCAAATCAAAGCcttaacaaatgaaaatgagaaCAATTCTCTTTCTATCAGTGAAAAGGCTCTTAAGATTGAGGAGCTAAATGAATTAAACAGAGTTatatcaatacatttgaaagaaaatgagTTGCAAGTGAAtaacttggaaagcatcatcaGTGACTTGAAACATCAACTAGAAGGTAAGGAAGAAGCCATATTTAAGCTGAAGCAGCAGTACGAAGAGGAGAGACAAAAGGCTTTAATTCAAACGGACGAAACCATTCAGAGTTCACAGCAGGAGCGAGATTCACTCTCTAAGCAGGTAAATGCCCTCAAAGCCAGTCTTTCTGAGAATGACAACATTGTAGCGTCTCTGAAGACGAGGCTCGAAGAGCTGGAGCGCGTTGTCTCAGAGAAGAATGAATCTTTGCAAAGGCTGACGGTGAGTTTTGACAATCAGTCCATCAGCAAGTCTGAGCTGGACCAAGTTTTGAGTGAGAAGGAACAGAAGGTGAGCGGGCTAACTGCAGAACTTGAATGCTCAAACCATCGGCTCTGCAAGCTACAGGAGCAGTTGGCCTTAAAGATGAAAGAGTGCGAACAACTCGCATGTGACCTCAAACAGCAGCACAGCATCAGGGAGAATGAGATGGTTGAAAAGCTGCAGCAGAACAGCCACTTGGAGCAAGAGATGGAGGAAAAACTGCACCACCTCGAGGAGGATAACCTAAAGTGCAAAAGCCAACTTCAGACTCAggaagatgaatttgaaaggcTGAAAGAAGAGattatgaaaagaaaagaggagTGTGTGAGGGAAACCGAGGAGAGGTTGACAGCAGAAAGCACTCGGAAAGTTTCAGAGCTAAAGAAGAAAGCAGAGCAGAAAATTGCTCAAATTAAGAAGCAGCTAACTTCACAGCTTGATGAAAAAGATGACATTATCAAGATGCTTGAGGCTAGCTATGAGGAGCTCAAGAAAAATGAGGCCTCCGGTAAAGAATGCATTGACACATTagaggagaaaaacaaatctctcGAGGAGGTTCTTGTCAAGCTCAAAGAAGAGCAGGCAAGCCAACTGGAACAGACTCAGGCTGATGAGAGGCGGATGATGCAGAAGTCTTTAGACGAACTGAAGAGCATGCATGAAGAGAAGCTGTCTACACTTCAGCGAGATTCATTACACCAAGCAGAGCTCAAACAAGCAGAAGCACTTGAAATTGAATCTAAGCTTAAAGAGGTAGAGAAGCAGAATGAAGCGTTCCTTGAAGAAGTTATGACTCTGAAAGAAGAAATTAGAAAGAAGATTGTTCAGTGTGATCAACATCAAGTTGCCTTAATGCAGGCCCAAATCTCATTTGAACCTGACAAGAAGATGGAGTGTAGTagttttcaacaaacaaagAGCATGTTGGAAAATGAGATGAAAAATCACTCTCCCGAACTGGATGAGGATTCTCTTGATTCTCTTAAGAGCAAACTAAATCAGATGAAGAATGAGAAGGAGAAAATCCACAAAGATTTTACCAGGTTACAAAAAGACATCAGACTAATGAGGAAAGAGCATGATCAGGAACTTGAATATGCAAAGAAACAGTTATTGGAGGAGAGTGAAAACAAACTCAA ATTGGAATTAGAAGACATCGAAATGAAGCACAACTCAGCAATCAAGCAGTTAATGAGGGAGTTCCACACACAAATGGCCGTAAAAGAGAAGGAGATAGACACAGCAGTGAAAGAAATCATTG GGAAGGCTCAGATTGTGGAGGCAGAGCTTCTCAGTAGTAATCGAGAGGAAACCTTCCACCTGAAGAAGGTGATTGCCCAGAGGGAAGATGAATTGAACAGAACTGTTGAGAAATATGAGCAGGTCATACAG AGTCGAGAGGAGGAGATGGGGACTCGAGTGTGGCAGGTCCAGAAAGAACTGGAGGAACTCCAAGCTAGGAGCCGCAGCACTACTGAG